A genomic segment from Syntrophotalea acetylenivorans encodes:
- a CDS encoding tyrosine-protein phosphatase, translating into MIDWHCHILPGIDDGPETLAESLEMARLLAAAGFRQVHCTPHCILGRFDNRPSQVQKATSTLQKELNRAGIPLLLSPGMEYFLDEYFPVLLEKPQCLGDSRLLLVEVPREASSELVRDNVQRIIQRGLIPLMAHPERTDLLAQGDFCPIRWPFNGVFKRFFPSNTTSSFPGAAPSDLFLQDELKGTGGLFQGNLLSFSGRYGKQVQKRAEANLTQGLYSCFATDGHGVESLEAFLLPALQILTNHEGGLDILDSGSSLAGAIEDNGDMQTPMSS; encoded by the coding sequence ATGATTGATTGGCATTGTCATATTCTACCTGGAATAGATGACGGCCCCGAAACCCTTGCTGAATCTCTGGAGATGGCAAGGCTGCTTGCGGCCGCCGGTTTTCGTCAGGTACATTGTACACCCCACTGCATTCTCGGCCGTTTCGACAACCGACCGTCGCAGGTTCAAAAAGCGACATCCACGCTGCAAAAAGAGTTGAACCGGGCAGGAATTCCTCTGTTGCTGAGCCCTGGAATGGAATATTTCCTGGACGAATACTTTCCGGTATTGCTTGAAAAGCCGCAATGCCTGGGGGATAGTCGGTTGCTGTTGGTTGAGGTTCCCCGTGAGGCTTCATCTGAGCTGGTTCGGGATAATGTTCAGCGTATCATCCAGCGTGGTCTGATACCTTTAATGGCTCACCCTGAACGCACAGATCTTCTAGCCCAGGGCGATTTTTGCCCCATAAGGTGGCCTTTTAATGGCGTTTTTAAAAGGTTTTTCCCCTCGAATACAACATCCTCTTTTCCCGGGGCAGCTCCATCCGACTTATTTTTACAGGATGAACTCAAAGGTACGGGAGGTCTTTTCCAGGGCAACCTTCTCAGCTTTTCAGGGCGTTACGGCAAGCAAGTGCAAAAACGGGCGGAGGCTAATCTTACCCAAGGTCTTTACTCGTGTTTTGCAACCGATGGGCATGGCGTCGAATCCCTGGAAGCCTTTCTTCTGCCGGCACTGCAGATCTTGACCAACCACGAAGGTGGATTGGATATTCTCGATTCGGGGTCCAGTTTGGCCGGAGCGATAGAAGATAATGGTGATATGCAAACGCCAATGTCTTCATAA
- a CDS encoding glutamate synthase subunit beta, with protein sequence MQNFIETHRKDPEKKNVKLRLRSFDEIYHYYDLAQVTPQAERCIQCGDPFCATIGCPLGNHIPQWLAAIAARDLERAFLLSNESSPFPEILGRICPHNVLCECACTLNDGYGAIAIGPIEASITDLGFANGLELPFPGVTRKEKVAVIGSGPAGLSCAHFLLRAGIGVNMYERADEPGGLLTLGIPNFKLDKAIVRHRFEILQRAGLQLHLEQEVGRDLDFADLLDSHDAVFLGVGATGGRLPHLAHEHHGNVFRAMEFLTEVQHQLEGQDLHPRFNVRDKKVVVIGGGDTAMDCLRTSLREGAESVTCLYRRDPSNMPGSHKEYHNAQEEGVTFLFHRAPTEIIVDERYGRLVGVEVLKTRLSGLDADGRHRVENVPGTEHCIPAEVLILALGFDVEEFEFLQQAGVQTDARRRMVIDPRSGRTSHPKVFAGGDCSRGAHLAVTAAADGRRAALAIMDQLLADPPRPHRTAEETNK encoded by the coding sequence ATGCAGAACTTTATCGAGACCCACCGCAAGGACCCGGAAAAGAAGAACGTCAAACTGCGCCTGCGCAGCTTCGACGAGATCTACCACTACTACGACCTGGCCCAGGTGACGCCACAGGCCGAACGCTGCATTCAGTGCGGCGACCCCTTCTGTGCTACCATCGGTTGTCCGCTGGGTAACCACATTCCCCAGTGGCTGGCGGCCATCGCCGCCCGTGATTTGGAGCGGGCCTTTTTGCTCTCCAACGAGAGTTCGCCTTTTCCGGAGATTCTTGGCCGTATCTGCCCGCACAACGTGCTCTGCGAGTGCGCCTGTACTCTCAATGACGGTTACGGCGCCATCGCCATCGGCCCAATCGAAGCCTCGATCACTGATCTCGGGTTTGCAAACGGTTTGGAACTGCCGTTTCCCGGCGTCACCCGTAAGGAAAAAGTAGCGGTGATCGGCTCGGGACCGGCCGGCTTGTCCTGTGCCCATTTCCTGTTGCGGGCCGGGATCGGCGTCAACATGTACGAACGGGCCGACGAGCCTGGCGGCCTGCTGACCCTGGGAATACCTAACTTCAAGCTCGACAAGGCCATCGTCCGGCATCGCTTCGAGATACTACAAAGGGCCGGGCTGCAATTGCACCTGGAGCAGGAGGTGGGCCGCGATCTCGACTTCGCCGACCTGCTCGACAGCCATGACGCGGTGTTTCTCGGCGTCGGCGCCACCGGCGGCCGCCTGCCGCACCTGGCCCATGAACACCATGGCAACGTGTTTCGGGCCATGGAATTTCTCACCGAAGTCCAGCACCAGTTGGAGGGGCAGGACCTGCATCCGCGTTTCAACGTACGGGATAAGAAGGTGGTGGTCATCGGCGGCGGCGATACCGCCATGGACTGCCTGCGGACCTCCCTGCGGGAAGGGGCCGAAAGCGTGACCTGCCTCTACCGGCGCGACCCCTCCAATATGCCGGGCAGCCATAAGGAGTACCACAACGCCCAGGAAGAAGGGGTAACCTTCCTGTTCCACCGCGCCCCGACCGAGATCATCGTCGATGAGCGCTACGGCCGTCTGGTCGGGGTGGAGGTGCTCAAAACCCGGCTCAGCGGTCTCGACGCTGACGGACGGCATCGGGTGGAAAATGTCCCCGGAACCGAACACTGCATTCCGGCCGAAGTGTTGATTCTGGCTCTCGGCTTCGACGTGGAGGAGTTCGAATTTCTGCAACAGGCCGGGGTACAGACTGACGCCCGGCGGCGGATGGTCATCGATCCGAGAAGCGGCCGGACCTCCCACCCAAAGGTCTTTGCGGGAGGCGACTGCTCGCGCGGCGCCCATCTGGCAGTAACCGCCGCCGCCGACGGTCGTCGGGCGGCCCTTGCGATTATGGACCAGCTGCTCGCTGATCCGCCACGTCCCCACCGTACGGCGGAAGAAACAAACAAGTAA
- a CDS encoding UDP-glucose dehydrogenase family protein has translation MNITVIGTGYVGLVTGTCFAEMGNNVTCVDADPNKVAALKDGKIPIYEPGLEVLVSNNARENRLHFSTSLAEAMADSSLYFIGVGTPSNDDGSADLSQVLAVAKEIGQHLDHYAVVVDKSTVPVGTADRVRAVIEAELQKRDVEIDFDVVSNPEFLKEGAAIEDFMRPDRIIVGTDSDRARELMRQLYMPFNMNRDRTVYMGVRDAEMTKYAANAMLATKISFINEIANLCDCLDVDVENVRRGIGSDSRIGYSYIYPGCGYGGSCFPKDVKALIHLAESCQYDSQVLRSVDERNKRQQRVLFEKICQRFGSDLSGITIGVWGLAFKPGTDDLREATSLVLLHDLIGAGARVKAYDPIAMDAARKLLPKAWFDNCDLVLADHQYDALKAADAMVLVTEWKPFRTPDFMAMKKIMKQPVVIDGRNQYDPQQMSEAGFEYLGIGRRG, from the coding sequence ATGAATATAACCGTCATTGGAACAGGATATGTGGGGCTTGTTACCGGAACCTGTTTTGCCGAGATGGGAAATAATGTCACCTGTGTCGATGCGGATCCGAACAAAGTCGCCGCTTTGAAGGACGGCAAGATTCCCATCTATGAGCCGGGACTGGAAGTCTTGGTCAGCAACAATGCCCGGGAAAACCGGTTGCACTTTTCCACCTCCCTCGCTGAGGCAATGGCCGATTCCAGTCTTTACTTTATCGGCGTCGGAACTCCTTCTAACGACGATGGTTCTGCGGACCTCAGCCAGGTATTGGCGGTAGCCAAAGAAATCGGTCAGCATTTGGACCATTATGCCGTGGTGGTCGATAAATCGACGGTTCCTGTAGGGACCGCGGACCGGGTGCGGGCCGTCATCGAGGCTGAACTGCAAAAGAGAGATGTGGAGATCGATTTTGATGTGGTCAGTAACCCTGAATTCCTCAAGGAGGGGGCGGCTATCGAAGACTTTATGCGACCCGATCGTATTATTGTCGGTACCGACAGCGACCGAGCCCGTGAACTTATGCGGCAACTGTATATGCCCTTTAATATGAATCGGGATCGCACGGTGTATATGGGGGTGCGTGATGCGGAAATGACCAAGTACGCCGCCAATGCCATGCTGGCGACCAAAATCTCATTTATCAATGAAATCGCCAATCTGTGCGATTGCCTCGATGTCGATGTGGAAAATGTGCGGCGCGGTATCGGCTCCGATAGCCGTATCGGCTATTCCTATATCTACCCCGGCTGCGGTTACGGGGGTTCCTGCTTTCCCAAGGATGTCAAAGCGTTGATTCATCTGGCGGAAAGTTGTCAGTACGATTCCCAGGTATTGCGCAGCGTCGATGAACGGAACAAACGCCAGCAGAGAGTATTGTTCGAGAAAATCTGCCAACGCTTCGGTTCCGATCTGAGCGGTATCACCATCGGTGTTTGGGGACTGGCTTTCAAACCGGGTACGGATGATTTGCGCGAAGCGACATCGTTGGTCTTGTTGCACGATCTTATCGGTGCGGGCGCCCGGGTCAAGGCCTACGACCCTATCGCCATGGATGCGGCTCGTAAACTTTTGCCCAAGGCCTGGTTTGATAACTGCGATCTGGTGCTGGCGGATCATCAGTATGATGCTCTTAAGGCTGCTGATGCCATGGTGCTGGTCACCGAATGGAAGCCTTTCCGCACCCCCGACTTTATGGCCATGAAGAAAATTATGAAGCAGCCCGTTGTTATCGATGGACGAAACCAATATGATCCGCAGCAGATGAGCGAAGCCGGTTTTGAATATCTGGGGATTGGTCGTCGCGGCTAA
- a CDS encoding ATP-binding protein, giving the protein MLRETFENRQDLIAELTAARQRIAELEAREAKQRLAGQNRRTQDTMGNTVLDSLHAGVLLVDPETNRIVDVNAYATNMLGRPKEDLIGHICHDYVCAEAQGSSSLTNFSQDMEICENQLLKSDGTTIPVHKTVTPVNHAGRPLLLKSFIDVSEQKRAQRTLELDEIRFQALYNLSQMINESEKYILDYALEACVRLTDSQIGYLCFVNNDESEITFHAWSKSAIEQCSVTDYPQAYKVSETGLWGEAIRQRKPIITNDCKASSLKQGLPGWHLPLKRHMNLPVEDNGKIVLLAGVGNKEQDYTDEDVKQLYLVLNDVWRIIQRKRDEAALKKALADSQRVGAKIEVILRSVADGLVFTDMENRIILMSASAEIMLGKRLEDVYFMPIDTAIEDKQLAKQLVSVQSGAKDETLVDLELPGDNEDEVRTIQAKPAIVKDKGGKEVGVITLLRDVSRERELDRMKREFIATAAHELRTPLTAVMGFSELLLSKQGIDEEQQAEFLSVIHKKAEILGKIVGDLLDLSRVDSGHLIRLKKDWADIRSIIERSTNDFQRACPDHHFEAVLPEMPLMVFLDDRKLFQVMENLLGNAVKFSPPGGVIRVACEPSEGNLRISVSDEGVGMTPEQVERVFDKFYRVDASNTAKEGLGLGMAIVKNIIEAHGCDIWVDSEVGSGTKVTFTLPGRGLGFDLDGLLSGDDWPPAEPIGDCAGRRFLVDSGTS; this is encoded by the coding sequence ATGCTCAGGGAAACCTTCGAAAATAGACAGGACCTTATCGCTGAACTGACGGCCGCTCGTCAACGTATTGCCGAACTGGAAGCCAGAGAAGCTAAACAGCGGCTTGCCGGGCAGAATCGCAGGACCCAGGACACCATGGGCAATACTGTTTTGGACTCCCTTCATGCCGGAGTCCTGCTTGTCGATCCGGAAACGAATCGGATTGTCGATGTCAACGCCTATGCTACTAATATGCTCGGGCGGCCCAAAGAAGATTTGATCGGTCATATCTGCCACGACTATGTTTGCGCTGAGGCACAGGGAAGTAGTTCGCTCACCAACTTCTCTCAGGATATGGAAATTTGTGAGAATCAATTGCTTAAGAGTGACGGCACGACGATTCCCGTTCATAAGACCGTGACTCCTGTTAACCATGCTGGCAGGCCACTGCTTTTAAAGAGTTTCATCGATGTCAGTGAGCAAAAAAGGGCTCAGCGAACCCTTGAGCTCGATGAAATCAGGTTTCAGGCCTTGTATAATCTTAGCCAAATGATTAATGAGTCTGAGAAGTATATTTTGGACTATGCTCTTGAAGCATGCGTGCGACTTACCGACAGCCAAATTGGCTACCTCTGTTTTGTTAATAATGACGAGTCGGAAATCACTTTTCACGCCTGGTCAAAGTCGGCAATCGAGCAATGCTCGGTCACGGATTACCCCCAAGCTTATAAGGTGTCTGAGACGGGGTTGTGGGGCGAGGCAATACGGCAACGCAAACCGATAATTACAAATGATTGTAAGGCCAGTTCTTTAAAACAGGGGCTCCCAGGTTGGCATTTGCCACTGAAGCGGCATATGAATCTGCCCGTTGAAGATAATGGCAAAATAGTGCTTTTGGCTGGAGTGGGAAACAAGGAGCAGGATTACACCGACGAAGATGTAAAACAGTTGTATCTGGTGTTGAATGATGTGTGGCGGATCATTCAGCGTAAAAGAGACGAAGCGGCCCTTAAAAAGGCTCTGGCTGATTCCCAGCGGGTCGGTGCAAAGATCGAAGTCATTCTCCGATCGGTAGCCGATGGGCTGGTTTTCACCGATATGGAGAATCGTATTATTTTGATGAGTGCTTCTGCCGAAATAATGCTGGGTAAACGGCTTGAAGACGTCTATTTTATGCCTATCGATACCGCGATTGAAGACAAGCAGTTAGCGAAACAATTGGTGTCGGTTCAATCCGGGGCCAAAGATGAAACTCTGGTGGACCTGGAGTTGCCCGGTGATAATGAGGACGAGGTTCGTACGATTCAGGCAAAACCCGCGATTGTCAAGGACAAGGGCGGCAAAGAAGTTGGTGTCATCACTCTGCTTCGGGATGTGAGTCGGGAACGAGAGCTTGACCGGATGAAGAGGGAGTTTATTGCTACAGCGGCCCACGAACTGCGTACTCCTTTAACGGCAGTCATGGGTTTTTCCGAGCTTTTGTTGAGCAAACAAGGTATTGATGAGGAGCAGCAGGCCGAGTTTCTTTCCGTTATTCATAAAAAGGCCGAAATTCTGGGAAAAATCGTCGGTGACCTTCTGGATCTTTCCCGTGTCGATTCCGGACACCTTATTCGCTTGAAAAAAGATTGGGCTGATATAAGGTCGATCATTGAGCGCAGCACAAACGATTTTCAACGGGCCTGCCCGGACCATCATTTTGAAGCTGTGCTTCCTGAAATGCCACTGATGGTATTTCTGGATGATCGGAAACTTTTTCAAGTGATGGAAAATTTGCTCGGAAACGCAGTAAAATTTTCTCCGCCCGGGGGTGTGATTCGTGTGGCTTGCGAGCCGTCAGAAGGAAACCTGCGAATTTCTGTCAGCGATGAAGGTGTCGGCATGACCCCTGAGCAGGTAGAAAGGGTCTTCGACAAGTTTTATCGGGTCGATGCTTCGAATACGGCCAAAGAGGGCCTCGGCCTGGGGATGGCAATCGTTAAGAACATTATCGAAGCCCATGGTTGCGACATATGGGTCGACAGCGAAGTAGGCAGTGGAACCAAGGTGACTTTTACTTTGCCTGGCCGGGGATTGGGTTTTGACCTTGACGGACTGTTGTCTGGGGATGACTGGCCTCCGGCGGAGCCGATAGGAGATTGTGCCGGGCGAAGGTTTCTAGTGGATAGCGGCACATCATAG
- a CDS encoding DUF362 domain-containing protein, which produces MDRRRFLHDAAFWSLSWSLALQWPFLSAANPPAHAAPGNLILAKVGMGKGKDYPRLVRQVVTLVGGMHAFVKPGARVVIKPNIGFDRPPEMAATTHPLVVRTLAEMALEAGAGQVRIFDRTCYEARRCYQNSGILPAIKAMDHSKVRCDYIDRRKFVTINIPQGRNIKSWDIYRDALEADCYINVPVAKQHGLAGLSLGLKNSMGVLGGNRGHWHRQLEQNLADLATVLRPTLTVIDATRMLLRNGPQGGNLRDVKINDTILASSDPVAADALATMLFNRTPAEIGSTAAAAKMSLGTMELNRIQSVVVP; this is translated from the coding sequence ATGGACCGTCGACGCTTTCTGCATGATGCTGCGTTCTGGTCGCTTTCCTGGTCGTTGGCTCTACAATGGCCCTTCTTATCCGCCGCCAATCCCCCCGCCCATGCCGCACCGGGCAATCTTATTCTGGCAAAAGTCGGTATGGGGAAAGGAAAGGACTACCCAAGGTTGGTGCGACAAGTGGTTACCTTGGTCGGTGGCATGCACGCTTTTGTCAAGCCGGGCGCTCGGGTGGTTATTAAACCCAACATCGGCTTTGACCGTCCGCCGGAAATGGCTGCCACCACCCACCCCTTAGTCGTTCGTACCCTGGCGGAAATGGCGCTGGAAGCAGGAGCCGGCCAGGTAAGAATTTTTGACCGTACCTGCTATGAGGCCCGCCGCTGCTATCAGAATAGCGGCATCTTGCCGGCAATAAAAGCCATGGACCACAGCAAGGTGCGCTGTGACTATATTGATCGCAGAAAATTCGTCACTATAAACATTCCTCAGGGCCGGAACATAAAAAGCTGGGATATCTATCGCGATGCATTGGAGGCCGATTGTTACATCAACGTACCTGTCGCCAAACAACACGGGCTGGCCGGATTATCCCTCGGACTGAAAAATAGCATGGGAGTGCTCGGAGGAAATCGGGGCCATTGGCATCGCCAACTTGAGCAAAACCTGGCCGATCTGGCCACCGTTCTTCGCCCCACCCTGACCGTTATCGACGCCACACGAATGTTGCTTCGCAACGGTCCTCAAGGCGGCAACCTTCGGGATGTTAAAATCAACGATACCATCCTCGCTTCCTCCGACCCTGTAGCCGCAGACGCCCTGGCTACAATGCTCTTCAATCGTACTCCCGCAGAAATCGGCAGCACCGCAGCGGCGGCAAAAATGAGCCTGGGTACAATGGAATTGAACCGAATCCAAAGTGTTGTGGTGCCATGA
- a CDS encoding NAD-dependent epimerase, which produces MAKILVTGAAGFIGSHLSQRLLARGDEVIGLDNLNDYYDVTLKEARLARLQGKDNFRFVQLDLADREGIAALFAEQRFDRVVNLAAQAGVRYSLINPHAYVDSNLTGFVNILEGCRHNEVEHLVYASSSSVYGANTSMPFSVHDNVDHPVSLYAASKKANELMAHTYAHLYRLPVTGLRFFTVYGPWGRPDMALFLFTKAILAGKPIDVFNYGKMRRDFTYVDDIVEGVMRTLDNTATANPDWDGAQPDPGTSSAPSRLYNIGNNNPVELMDLIGTLEQALGQSAEKNLLPIQPGDVPATYADVDDLMRDVGFKPATPIAEGVQRFVEWYREYYQV; this is translated from the coding sequence GTGGCGAAAATCTTAGTTACCGGCGCTGCCGGGTTTATCGGTTCTCATCTGTCTCAGAGGCTGCTTGCACGGGGCGATGAGGTCATCGGTCTCGACAATCTCAACGACTATTATGATGTTACCCTTAAAGAAGCGCGTCTCGCTCGCCTGCAGGGCAAGGATAATTTCCGGTTCGTTCAGCTCGACCTGGCCGACCGTGAAGGAATCGCCGCCCTGTTCGCGGAGCAGCGTTTTGATCGGGTCGTGAACCTGGCTGCCCAGGCCGGGGTGCGTTATTCATTGATTAACCCCCACGCCTACGTCGACAGTAATCTCACCGGGTTCGTGAATATTCTTGAAGGTTGCCGGCACAATGAGGTAGAGCACCTGGTTTACGCCTCGTCCTCCTCGGTTTACGGCGCCAATACCAGCATGCCTTTTTCGGTGCACGACAATGTCGATCATCCCGTGTCTCTTTATGCAGCCTCGAAAAAGGCCAACGAGCTGATGGCCCACACCTACGCCCATCTCTATCGTCTGCCGGTGACCGGGCTGCGCTTTTTTACCGTCTATGGGCCTTGGGGGCGGCCGGATATGGCCCTGTTCCTGTTCACCAAGGCCATTCTGGCCGGAAAGCCGATCGATGTGTTCAATTACGGCAAGATGAGGCGCGACTTTACCTATGTTGATGACATCGTCGAAGGCGTAATGCGTACCTTGGACAACACCGCTACCGCCAATCCTGATTGGGATGGAGCGCAGCCCGACCCCGGTACCAGCAGTGCCCCAAGTCGGCTGTATAATATCGGCAACAACAACCCCGTGGAGCTAATGGACCTGATCGGTACCTTGGAGCAGGCCCTGGGGCAAAGCGCTGAGAAAAACCTGCTGCCCATCCAGCCTGGTGATGTCCCTGCGACTTATGCGGACGTGGACGATTTGATGCGGGATGTCGGCTTTAAGCCCGCCACGCCCATTGCCGAAGGGGTTCAGCGGTTTGTGGAGTGGTACCGGGAGTACTACCAGGTCTAG
- a CDS encoding secretin N-terminal domain-containing protein produces the protein MSGRFTLFCCLLLLSLVAARPCQAAIKVMALKHVAAEEILPVVRDVLEGQGKISVWDNRLIVNASAEEIATLEEVLQQIDVPPTMLRISVRQEDRHGRTGNRAVLSNSSVPGTVKPDGSAASSGGANGAENGPAYSSGARRLGNTAEQTTQTLRLRDGSKGFILMGEMVPYVREMLLLARRYAGYGQTVEFQAVNTGFWVRPILERGYATLEIRPYLEGFQRSSARMMGMPSPVKLQELMSTVRVPLGKWVDLGHHLREGDEVSRGILTWRTSNLHQEQTVWIKVDK, from the coding sequence ATGTCCGGCAGGTTTACACTGTTTTGTTGTTTGCTGTTGCTCTCGCTGGTAGCCGCCCGGCCTTGTCAGGCAGCTATCAAAGTAATGGCTTTGAAACATGTTGCAGCGGAAGAAATTTTGCCGGTAGTTCGTGATGTCCTTGAAGGGCAGGGCAAAATTAGCGTCTGGGATAATCGTCTGATCGTCAACGCTTCGGCGGAGGAAATTGCCACCCTCGAGGAGGTGCTTCAGCAGATCGACGTCCCTCCGACCATGCTGCGTATCAGTGTGCGCCAGGAAGATCGCCATGGTCGGACCGGCAATCGGGCGGTGCTGTCCAACTCCTCCGTACCCGGCACGGTAAAACCCGATGGCTCTGCGGCATCCTCTGGAGGGGCCAATGGGGCTGAGAATGGTCCTGCCTACTCATCGGGAGCGCGGCGTCTTGGCAATACTGCCGAGCAGACTACGCAGACCCTCCGGCTGCGGGATGGCAGCAAAGGGTTTATTTTGATGGGGGAGATGGTGCCCTATGTGCGGGAGATGTTGTTGCTGGCCCGTCGTTATGCCGGTTATGGTCAGACCGTTGAGTTTCAGGCCGTCAATACCGGTTTCTGGGTAAGGCCGATTCTGGAACGGGGCTATGCTACTTTAGAAATCCGCCCCTATCTGGAGGGGTTTCAGCGCAGTAGTGCCCGCATGATGGGCATGCCGTCGCCCGTTAAATTGCAAGAGTTGATGAGCACGGTGCGGGTCCCCCTTGGTAAATGGGTCGATCTTGGCCATCATCTCCGGGAAGGGGATGAAGTCTCTCGCGGGATTCTTACCTGGCGTACCAGCAATCTTCATCAAGAGCAGACCGTCTGGATCAAGGTCGATAAATAA
- a CDS encoding DUF3024 domain-containing protein translates to MPLSEFEIKRVDKLFTAYCERKVPGHLRDYLRLEYHIRHDEVSLFESRPHLQGSGEWISTRVACFRKDEEAGSWQLFWADRDNQWQPYSSLPFHRDIERLLQAVEKNESGVFME, encoded by the coding sequence ATGCCCTTATCCGAGTTTGAAATTAAACGAGTCGACAAATTATTTACTGCCTATTGTGAAAGAAAGGTTCCTGGTCATTTGCGAGACTATCTCAGGCTTGAGTATCATATTCGCCATGACGAGGTTAGCCTCTTTGAAAGTCGGCCTCATCTGCAGGGTAGCGGCGAATGGATCTCGACCAGGGTGGCTTGTTTCCGGAAGGACGAAGAGGCAGGGTCCTGGCAACTATTCTGGGCTGATCGCGACAACCAATGGCAACCGTATTCGTCGCTGCCTTTTCACCGGGATATCGAAAGATTGCTGCAGGCGGTAGAAAAGAACGAGTCCGGTGTCTTCATGGAGTAA
- a CDS encoding 4Fe-4S binding protein has protein sequence MKVRLRAIQWRRMSQGLFLILFLVLFLRTDYQGQDQLSGVVNLIFRIDPLVALAATLATRSFIYLVMPAGLLLLSCLLLGRWFCGWACPMGTLLDASRSLTGSKKTALPGALPRLRYILLFLILVGALFGLPLVGFFDPFAILVRGLTMAVYPAVAMAIESFFTLTYQQGPVWLNLWTEPLYQLLRHTVLPFEQKVFTLALPAMLMLLNLFLLEIIQSRFFCRTLCPLGALLGLAARIAPWRIANRQPTCQNCRQCTPLCRTGAIDGQSQVNQERCILCLDCLSDCPKDHFHFGRVPKHTIPLAEGLSRRAFVGTTLTGITLPFMFAVRPFKRHPNPALIRPPGALSEDQFLGRCVRCGECMQVCIGNALHPTLIEAGAEGLFTPKLIPRIGYCEYNCTLCGQVCPTGAIKKLPVSEKQATVIGRAFIDRNRCLPYAKGVPCIVCEELCPTPQKAIGFREVSVQNELGQTVRVKQPYVIDDLCIGCGVCENKCPLPGRAAILVTSAGESRKKKDLYLDGYGREAG, from the coding sequence ATGAAAGTCCGCCTCCGTGCCATACAGTGGCGACGCATGAGCCAGGGGCTGTTTTTGATATTATTCCTGGTTCTGTTTCTGCGGACTGACTATCAGGGGCAGGACCAACTTTCCGGGGTCGTCAACCTGATCTTTCGCATCGATCCGCTGGTGGCTCTGGCCGCCACTCTCGCCACCCGCAGTTTTATCTATCTGGTTATGCCGGCAGGCCTGTTATTGCTGTCCTGCCTGCTTTTAGGGCGCTGGTTCTGTGGCTGGGCCTGCCCGATGGGCACCCTCCTCGATGCGTCTCGATCTTTGACCGGCAGCAAAAAAACAGCTCTGCCGGGGGCGCTGCCCAGACTACGCTACATCCTGTTGTTTTTGATTCTGGTCGGCGCTCTCTTCGGCCTGCCCCTGGTCGGTTTTTTCGATCCCTTTGCTATTCTGGTTCGAGGCTTGACCATGGCCGTCTATCCCGCCGTTGCCATGGCCATTGAGAGCTTCTTTACGCTGACCTACCAACAAGGCCCTGTCTGGCTGAACCTATGGACCGAACCCCTGTATCAACTTCTAAGACATACAGTTCTGCCCTTTGAGCAAAAGGTTTTTACTTTGGCCTTGCCGGCCATGCTAATGCTTCTGAACCTTTTTTTATTGGAGATAATACAAAGTCGGTTTTTCTGCCGCACTCTGTGCCCTCTCGGTGCACTGCTCGGTCTTGCGGCACGCATTGCTCCCTGGCGAATAGCAAACCGGCAGCCGACCTGCCAGAATTGCAGACAGTGCACCCCCCTGTGCCGAACGGGCGCGATCGATGGCCAGAGCCAAGTAAACCAAGAACGGTGCATCCTCTGCCTCGATTGCCTGTCCGACTGTCCCAAAGACCACTTTCATTTTGGAAGAGTCCCAAAACACACTATACCCTTGGCGGAAGGTCTCAGCCGCCGGGCATTTGTCGGCACCACCCTGACAGGCATCACCCTGCCCTTCATGTTCGCCGTGCGACCCTTTAAACGGCACCCCAATCCAGCCTTGATCAGACCCCCTGGAGCACTTTCAGAGGATCAATTTCTCGGCCGCTGTGTGCGCTGTGGAGAGTGCATGCAAGTCTGCATCGGCAATGCCCTGCATCCGACTCTGATAGAAGCCGGCGCCGAGGGACTCTTTACCCCCAAATTGATTCCCCGGATCGGCTATTGCGAATACAATTGCACCTTATGCGGGCAGGTCTGTCCTACCGGAGCGATAAAAAAACTGCCCGTCTCCGAAAAACAAGCCACCGTCATTGGCCGGGCTTTTATCGACCGCAACCGTTGCCTGCCTTATGCCAAAGGAGTGCCCTGCATCGTCTGCGAGGAACTCTGTCCTACTCCGCAAAAAGCCATCGGCTTTCGTGAGGTGTCCGTTCAGAACGAGCTTGGCCAAACGGTACGGGTCAAACAACCCTATGTAATCGATGATTTATGTATTGGCTGCGGGGTCTGTGAAAACAAATGCCCCTTACCTGGACGCGCCGCAATCCTGGTCACCTCGGCCGGTGAATCGCGGAAGAAAAAGGATCTATACCTTGACGGTTATGGGCGTGAGGCAGGATAG